CCTTGCCGGCCTTCTGGCCCGGTTGGCCGAGAAACTCTGAGAGCGATCACCATTTCATCCGCGCGGAGTCGTAACGTGCCGGCCTATTTCAGGCGGGGGGCGGGCAGGCGTTTGAGTCGCTGGCTGCGCGGATCGACCTCGATGCCCACCGATTCGAGCGCCGTTACGCCCAGGATCGGTTCGGCGTCGTCGGCGGCGAAGATTACCGTGGTCCAGACCGTCTCGCCCATGAACTCCACTTGGGCGCCGGCGATGTCCAACTTGACCTCGGAACCGTCGGCCAGTTCGTAGGTTCGTTTCGAACGCGGTTTGAGGCCGATGGCTTGCAGATGCTTGGCGGGCACCAAGCAATCGACTGCCCCGGTGTCTACGAGGAACAGGCCGTCCCAGGCCTTCTCCGGCTGGGCCGGATTGCGAACCGTTACCGTCACATGCGTTACACCCATAAGCGCCACCTCGTCCTTTCATTTCTCCATCTCTGCACCAGATGCCATCCAGTATACCACAGAACTCCTCTTTCGTGTGGCTGTTTCCGCGCGGCGGTACAATTCTGGCAGGAAATGCGGTTTTCTGCGCCCATTCTCGGTGGGAGGATACGTCTTTGGGATGAAGACCGATTGAACGTCCTGATACAGGTTCTTTGGAATACAGCGAATTGACGCAAGAGACGCCTGACAACGTGTTGGTCGAGAGGGCCAGGGCAGGGGACGGAGACAGCTTCACGGAGCTGTGTTGGCGGTATTACCCTGCGATGGTGGCGATTGCGCAGGCGATTGTGGGCGACCGGCACTTGGCGGAGGACGCCGCGCAGCAGGCGCTGGCCAAGGCGGCGCTGAATCTGTCCGGCTTGCGGAAGGCCGGGCACTTCGGCTCGTGGCTGGCGGCGATCTGCCGCCATGCCGCCTACGATGTGGCGCGGACCAACCGACGGCTGGCAGACCGCCAAGAGACTACGGTCGAGGCGGTCGAGATTCAGGCAGACGATGCCGGTCCGGCGGTACGGCGGGCGCTGGAGCAGCTTGAGCCGCAGGCCCGGGAGGTGGTCTACCTGCGGTTCTACGATGGGCTCAGCTATGAGCGGATCGGCGAAGTCCTGGGGATCTCCGAGCAGGCGATCAACGGCCGGCTGCGAAGGGCGAAGAAGGAACTGGCCAAACACTTGCGTCGCGAAGGGTTCGGCGAGGTGCAACTATGAACGAACGCAGAGACGAACGCTGGCTCGACGAGCAACTGCGGCGGGCGATCAACACGACGGCCCCCGAGTTCGATGCCGAGCGATGGAAGCGCGATCACGCTGAGGCCTATCAGGCCCTGGTCTGGCGAGGGCGAAGGGGGCGCAGGGGGCATTGGGCGGTGGGTGGTCTGGCCGCTGCGGCAGTGATTTTGATCGGCGCAGCGATCCTGTTGACACGGACGCCGCCGCAGATTCGGCGGGAGCCGGTCGGAGGGGACATCGCCAAGGCTCCCTCGCCTGCGCATATCGTCAGCTTGATGTCGTTGCGAGCCTCCTACCGGCAGGGCGGTGAAGAGGTCCTGTATGAACAGCTCGATACAGCGATGAAGACGTTGGGACCGCGGCCCGGCAGGCCTTCTCCGCGGAGGATGCTCATTGATCTGGATGGCTAAGAGAATGAAAGGAAA
The Anaerobaca lacustris DNA segment above includes these coding regions:
- a CDS encoding clan AA aspartic protease; the encoded protein is MGVTHVTVTVRNPAQPEKAWDGLFLVDTGAVDCLVPAKHLQAIGLKPRSKRTYELADGSEVKLDIAGAQVEFMGETVWTTVIFAADDAEPILGVTALESVGIEVDPRSQRLKRLPAPRLK
- a CDS encoding RNA polymerase sigma factor, translated to MTQETPDNVLVERARAGDGDSFTELCWRYYPAMVAIAQAIVGDRHLAEDAAQQALAKAALNLSGLRKAGHFGSWLAAICRHAAYDVARTNRRLADRQETTVEAVEIQADDAGPAVRRALEQLEPQAREVVYLRFYDGLSYERIGEVLGISEQAINGRLRRAKKELAKHLRREGFGEVQL